A genomic stretch from Neomonachus schauinslandi chromosome 16, ASM220157v2, whole genome shotgun sequence includes:
- the DERPC gene encoding decreased expression in renal and prostate cancer protein isoform X3 — MKEPRIFPRERPTPWTRAQLPPRGRLDGSLGPQGGPVLNTGHPLGMNSDPFLMASGSLGGNLAPFPRNPSPFPTSSGSLASNPAPFPAGARDPGMASFPRGMNPTGAGAVSFPRPWAQPESRCPVDSWEWSP; from the exons ATGAAAGAACCCCGGATTTTCCCTAGAGAGCGGCCAACTCCTTGGACTCGTGCTCAGTTGCCACCTCGAGGACGGCTCGACGGTTCCCTGGGACCACAGGGGGGTCCTGTTTTGAACACAGGCCACCCGCTAGGCATGAATTCTGATCCCTTCCTCATGGCATCCGGTTCTCTTGGTGGAAATCTGGCCCCATTTCCAAGGAACCCATCGCCTTTTCCAACTTCATCAGGCTCATTGGCTTCGAATCCAGCACCTTTCCCTGCTGGTGCTCGTGACCCAGGCATGGCTTCTTTCCCAAGAGGGATGAATCCCACTGGTGCAGGTGCAGTTTCTTTCCCAAGGC cctgggcccaACCTGAGAGCAGGTGTCCTGTTGACTCCTGGGAATGGTCCCCCTAA
- the DERPC gene encoding decreased expression in renal and prostate cancer protein isoform X1, with product MKEPRIFPRERPTPWTRAQLPPRGRLDGSLGPQGGPVLNTGHPLGMNSDPFLMASGSLGGNLAPFPRNPSPFPTSSGSLASNPAPFPAGARDPGMASFPRGMNPTGAGAVSFPRPGGLLGPGPGPSLNPRAGALPGPGPLSNPRLGGLPGPGPMSNPRSGGLLGTGPDPRSGGPMGPGPGPNLRAGVLLTPGNGPPNPRPVGLGPGPSPNLRSGFVGTNPAPRSGMFPGPGLGPSPGPNVDTRAGGLLGTGSGLNLRMAGPQGLDLAPILRAAGLLGANSAAFSQASGNMGTSPSSMARVPGPIGPNSGPGSRGIGLPGPNPSMSRAPGPIGPNSAHFSRPAGPMGVNANPFPRGTGSGGLNPAAFSQSSGTLASNPSTFQRSAGLQGSSPAIFPRTSGPLGPNPANFPRASGLQGPSPAAFPRSTGPLGPGQVTFPRSAPGPLGSSPAGPVGINPAPFARPSGTLGLNPASFPRMNGPVSKTLVPFPRVGSLPGTNPAAFPRPGGPMAAMYPNGMLPP from the exons ATGAAAGAACCCCGGATTTTCCCTAGAGAGCGGCCAACTCCTTGGACTCGTGCTCAGTTGCCACCTCGAGGACGGCTCGACGGTTCCCTGGGACCACAGGGGGGTCCTGTTTTGAACACAGGCCACCCGCTAGGCATGAATTCTGATCCCTTCCTCATGGCATCCGGTTCTCTTGGTGGAAATCTGGCCCCATTTCCAAGGAACCCATCGCCTTTTCCAACTTCATCAGGCTCATTGGCTTCGAATCCAGCACCTTTCCCTGCTGGTGCTCGTGACCCAGGCATGGCTTCTTTCCCAAGAGGGATGAATCCCACTGGTGCAGGTGCAGTTTCTTTCCCAAGGCCCGGTGGCCTTTtgggcccaggcccagggccaTCTCTAAACCCTAGGGCAGGGGCTCTTCCAGGTCCAGGGCCTCTGTCTAACCCAAGGTTAGGGGGTCTCCCAGGGCCGGGTCCTATGTCCAACCCAAGGTCAGGTGGTCTCCTGGGAACGGGTCCTGACCCCAGAAGTGGCGGCCCTAtgggccctgggcctgggcccaACCTGAGAGCAGGTGTCCTGTTGACTCCTGGGAATGGTCCCCCTAATCCTAGGCCCGTTGGCCTGGGACCAGGACCAAGTCCCAATCTGAGGTCAGGCTTCGTTGGTACAAACCCTGCCCCGAGGTCGGGTATGTTTCCAGGCCCGGGCCTTGGGCCCA GCCCAGGCCCTAATGTGGACACCAGAGCGGGTGGCCTCCTGGGCACAGGATCTGGTCTTAACTTAAGAATGGCTGGACCTCAAGGCTTAGATCTTGCCCCCATTCTAAGAGCAGCAGGTCTTTTAGGAGCAAATTCAGCTGCTTTCTCACAGGCTTCTGGAAACATGGGCACAAGCCCATCCTCTATGGCAAGAGTACCTGGCCCCATAGGCCCAAACTCCGGTCCTGGCTCTCGGGGAATTGGCCTTCCAGGGCCAAATCCATCCATGTCCAGGGCTCCTGGCCCCATAGGTCCTAATTCAGCTCATTTTTCAAGGCCAGCTGGGCCCATGGGGGTAAATGCGAATCCCTTTCCAAGGGGGACAGGTTCAGGGGGCCTGAATCCAGCTGCCTTCTCTCAGTCCTCTGGCACGTTGGCTTCAAATCCATCTACCTTCCAGAGGTCTGCTGGCCTCCAGGGCTCAAGTCCAGCAATTTTCCCAAGAACCTCTGGGCCACTAGGTCCCAACCCAGCTAACTTCCCAAGGGCCAGTGGCTTGCAGGGTCCAAGTCCCGCTGCCTTCCCAAGGTCTACTGGCCCATTAGGCCCTGGTCAGGTTACTTTCCCCCGGTCAGCTCCTGGGCCCCTGGGCTCTTCTCCAGCAGGCCCTGTGGGTATCAACCCAGCTCCTTTTGCAAGGCCATCTGGGACCCTGGGTCTAAACCCAGCTTCCTTTCCAAGGATGAATGGCCCTGTAAGCAAGACTTTGGTCCCGTTTCCTAGAGTGGGGAGCCTCCCTGGCACAAACCCAGCTGCTTTCCCCAGACCAGGGGGTCCAATGGCTGCAATGTACCCAAATGGAATGTTACCCCCTTAA
- the CHTF8 gene encoding chromosome transmission fidelity protein 8 homolog — MVQIVISSAGAGGLAEWVLMELQGEIEARYSTGLAGNLLGDLHYTTEGIPVLIVGHHILYGKIIHLEKPFAVLVKHTPGEQDCDELGCKTGTRYLVTALIKNKILFKTRPKPIITNVPKKV; from the exons ATGGTGCAAATTGTTATTTCCAG TGCTGGGGCTGGAGGCCTGGCAGAATGGGTGCTGATGGAGCTACAGGGGGAGATCGAGGCTCGCTACAGCACTGGATTAGCTGGAAACCTCCTGGGAGACCTACATTACACCACTGAG GGAATCCCTGTGCTGATCGTGGGGCATCATATCCTGTATGGAAAAATCATCCATCTGGAGAAACCTTTTGCCGTTCTTGTCAAACACACTCCTGGGGAGCAGGACTGTGATGAACTTGGCTGCAAGACTGGCACCCGGTACCTGGTGACAGCACTCATCAAAAACAAGATCCTTTTCAAAACTCGCCCCAAGCCCATTATCACCAACGTCCCCAAGAAAGTATGA
- the DERPC gene encoding decreased expression in renal and prostate cancer protein isoform X2, with amino-acid sequence MKEPRIFPRERPTPWTRAQLPPRGRLDGSLGPQGGPVLNTGHPLGMNSDPFLMASGSLGGNLAPFPRNPSPFPTSSGSLASNPAPFPAGARDPGMASFPRGMNPTGAGAVSFPRPGGLLGPGPGPSLNPRAGALPGPGPLSNPRLGGLPGPGPMSNPRSGGLLGTGPDPRSGGPMGPGPGPNLRAGVLLTPGNGPPNPRPVGLGPGPSPNLRSGFVGTNPAPRSGMFPGPGLGPRP; translated from the exons ATGAAAGAACCCCGGATTTTCCCTAGAGAGCGGCCAACTCCTTGGACTCGTGCTCAGTTGCCACCTCGAGGACGGCTCGACGGTTCCCTGGGACCACAGGGGGGTCCTGTTTTGAACACAGGCCACCCGCTAGGCATGAATTCTGATCCCTTCCTCATGGCATCCGGTTCTCTTGGTGGAAATCTGGCCCCATTTCCAAGGAACCCATCGCCTTTTCCAACTTCATCAGGCTCATTGGCTTCGAATCCAGCACCTTTCCCTGCTGGTGCTCGTGACCCAGGCATGGCTTCTTTCCCAAGAGGGATGAATCCCACTGGTGCAGGTGCAGTTTCTTTCCCAAGGCCCGGTGGCCTTTtgggcccaggcccagggccaTCTCTAAACCCTAGGGCAGGGGCTCTTCCAGGTCCAGGGCCTCTGTCTAACCCAAGGTTAGGGGGTCTCCCAGGGCCGGGTCCTATGTCCAACCCAAGGTCAGGTGGTCTCCTGGGAACGGGTCCTGACCCCAGAAGTGGCGGCCCTAtgggccctgggcctgggcccaACCTGAGAGCAGGTGTCCTGTTGACTCCTGGGAATGGTCCCCCTAATCCTAGGCCCGTTGGCCTGGGACCAGGACCAAGTCCCAATCTGAGGTCAGGCTTCGTTGGTACAAACCCTGCCCCGAGGTCGGGTATGTTTCCAGGCCCGGGCCT TGGGCCCAGGCCCTAA